In Erythrobacter litoralis HTCC2594, a single genomic region encodes these proteins:
- a CDS encoding DM13 domain-containing protein encodes MAAELSSTGQFRGADSSHPASGGVEIVKLKGGGLGVKLKGDFKVRGGPDLRVWLSDASNPRNGRAVRSKDYVDLGRLKSSSGEQIYRIPASADVADANSVVIWCRAFGVFFGSATLK; translated from the coding sequence ATGGCGGCCGAACTTTCGTCGACCGGCCAGTTTCGCGGTGCCGACAGCTCGCACCCCGCGTCGGGCGGTGTCGAGATCGTTAAATTGAAGGGCGGCGGCCTCGGCGTGAAGCTCAAGGGCGATTTCAAGGTCCGCGGCGGCCCCGATTTGCGCGTCTGGCTGAGCGATGCCAGCAACCCGCGCAATGGCCGCGCCGTACGTAGCAAAGACTATGTCGACCTTGGCCGCCTCAAATCGAGCAGCGGAGAGCAGATCTATCGCATTCCCGCTTCCGCCGATGTCGCCGACGCCAATTCGGTCGTAATCTGGTGCCGCGCCTTCGGCGTTTTCTTCGGCAGCGCGACGCTCAAGTAA
- the lepA gene encoding translation elongation factor 4, which yields MTDLSKIRNFSIIAHIDHGKSTLADRLIQVCGGLTAREMSEQVLDNMDIEKERGITIKAQTVRLNYTASDGETYELNLMDTPGHVDFAYEVSRSLAACEGALLVVDAAQGVEAQTLANVYQSIEHDHEIVPVINKIDLPAAEPEQVRAEIEDIIGLDASEAVMTSAKSGIGIEDVLEAIVAKIPPPEGDRDAPLKASLVDSWYDPYLGVVILVRVIDGVLTKGLNVRFMQGGTQHLIDRVGCFTPKRVDLPEIGPGEIGFITAQIKEVEQARVGDTITTVKNGAPEPLKGYKEVQPVVFCGLFPVDAADFEKLRESIGKLRLNDASFSYEMESSAALGFGFRAGFLGLLHLEIIQERLSREYDLDLITTAPSVVYTVHLAHTKTEDAKVIEIHNPADWPDVNRIDVIEEPWIKATIYTPDDYLGAILKLCQDRRGIQTNLTYVGGASTLRAQVTYDLPLNEVVFDFYDRLKSISRGYASFDYEQIGSREGDLVKMNILVNNEPVDALSLIVHRSVAEERGRGMCERLKDLIPRHLFKIPIQAAIGGKIIARETIAALRKDVTAKCYGGDISRKKKLLEKQKKGKARMREYGNVSIPQEAFIAALRMGEE from the coding sequence ATGACCGACCTTTCCAAGATCCGCAACTTTTCGATTATCGCTCACATCGACCATGGCAAGAGCACGCTCGCCGACCGGCTGATCCAGGTCTGCGGCGGGCTGACCGCGCGCGAGATGTCCGAGCAAGTCCTTGATAATATGGACATCGAAAAGGAGCGCGGCATCACCATCAAGGCGCAGACCGTGCGCCTCAATTACACCGCCTCCGACGGCGAGACCTATGAGCTCAACCTCATGGACACGCCCGGCCATGTCGACTTCGCCTACGAAGTCTCGCGCAGCCTCGCCGCATGCGAAGGCGCGTTGCTCGTCGTCGACGCGGCACAGGGGGTCGAGGCGCAGACGCTGGCCAATGTCTACCAGTCGATCGAGCACGACCACGAGATCGTCCCCGTCATCAACAAGATCGACCTCCCCGCCGCCGAGCCCGAGCAGGTCCGCGCCGAGATCGAGGACATCATCGGCCTCGACGCCTCCGAAGCCGTCATGACGTCGGCCAAGTCCGGCATCGGCATCGAAGACGTGCTCGAAGCCATCGTCGCCAAGATCCCGCCGCCCGAGGGCGACCGCGACGCCCCGCTCAAGGCCTCTCTCGTCGACTCCTGGTACGACCCCTATCTCGGCGTCGTCATCCTCGTGCGCGTGATCGACGGCGTGCTGACCAAGGGCCTCAACGTCCGCTTCATGCAGGGCGGCACCCAGCACCTGATCGACCGCGTCGGCTGCTTCACCCCCAAGCGCGTCGACCTGCCCGAAATCGGCCCCGGCGAAATCGGCTTCATCACCGCGCAGATCAAGGAGGTCGAGCAGGCCCGCGTCGGCGACACCATCACCACGGTGAAGAACGGAGCGCCCGAGCCGCTCAAGGGCTACAAGGAAGTCCAGCCGGTGGTGTTCTGCGGCCTGTTCCCGGTCGACGCGGCGGATTTCGAGAAACTGCGCGAGAGCATCGGCAAGCTGCGCCTCAATGACGCCTCCTTCTCCTACGAGATGGAAAGCTCCGCCGCGCTGGGCTTCGGCTTCCGCGCCGGCTTCCTCGGCCTACTGCACCTCGAGATCATCCAGGAGCGCCTCAGCCGCGAATACGATCTCGACCTCATCACCACCGCGCCCAGCGTGGTCTACACCGTCCACCTTGCCCACACCAAGACCGAGGACGCCAAGGTGATCGAGATCCACAACCCGGCCGACTGGCCCGACGTCAACCGCATCGACGTGATCGAGGAGCCGTGGATCAAGGCCACGATCTACACGCCCGACGATTATCTCGGCGCCATCCTCAAACTGTGCCAGGACCGGCGCGGCATCCAGACCAACCTCACCTATGTCGGCGGCGCTAGTACTCTTAGGGCGCAGGTGACCTACGATCTGCCGCTCAACGAAGTGGTGTTCGACTTCTACGACCGCCTGAAATCGATCAGCCGCGGCTATGCCAGCTTCGACTACGAACAGATCGGCAGTCGCGAGGGCGACCTCGTCAAGATGAACATCCTCGTCAACAACGAGCCGGTCGACGCGCTCAGCCTGATCGTCCACCGCAGCGTGGCGGAAGAGCGCGGCCGCGGCATGTGCGAGCGGCTCAAGGACCTGATCCCGCGCCACCTCTTCAAGATCCCGATCCAGGCCGCCATCGGCGGCAAGATCATCGCCCGCGAGACGATTGCCGCGCTACGCAAGGATGTGACGGCGAAATGCTACGGCGGCGATATTTCGCGGAAGAAGAAGCTGCTGGAGAAGCAAAAGAAGGGGAAGGCGCGGATGCGGGAGTATGGGAATGTTTCAATTCCGCAAGAAGCGTTTATAGCTGCTCTTAGAATGGGGGAGGAGTAG
- a CDS encoding metallophosphoesterase family protein, whose amino-acid sequence MQGIKGTLSWLHLSDVHFSGQNSYDQNRLVSALLNSLPNLTLRFGAPDFVFFTGDIARTGCAREYQEAEKFFNQLLTALKLDRDRLLLVPGNHDVDRSFNSGLTRDLKTRREIDDLFNGQSVYQIEKRQRAFKYWYEDFFSGRIFPDDTTCYLIQNFEQAGFPIEVWGLNSAAFSFDDYDQGKLILSQRCVCEATESHNRGSALRVALTHHPLSWLSEVERTGVKAAVNDNFDLLLHGHLHENEVEIAHGSAGQSIVLASGAIYQGSEWPNVANFTHLSGSDLKVFPIRYHDSPREIWTADTSLFPDDVTPSFPPAGIRAGRLFCA is encoded by the coding sequence GTGCAAGGTATCAAGGGGACGCTGAGTTGGTTGCATCTTTCTGATGTGCATTTCTCGGGGCAAAACTCGTATGATCAAAACCGTCTAGTTTCAGCGCTGCTGAATTCTTTGCCAAATCTGACCCTACGATTTGGTGCACCTGACTTCGTTTTCTTCACCGGTGACATCGCTAGAACCGGGTGCGCGCGGGAATATCAAGAGGCTGAGAAGTTCTTCAATCAGCTTCTAACCGCCCTCAAACTTGATCGAGATCGGCTCCTTCTTGTGCCCGGAAATCATGACGTCGATCGTAGCTTCAATAGCGGTCTAACCCGTGATCTAAAAACCCGCCGTGAAATCGATGATTTATTCAACGGACAATCAGTTTATCAGATTGAAAAAAGACAAAGAGCATTCAAATATTGGTATGAGGACTTTTTTTCTGGCAGAATTTTCCCCGATGATACTACCTGCTACTTGATTCAAAATTTTGAACAGGCAGGATTCCCGATTGAGGTGTGGGGGTTGAATTCTGCGGCCTTTTCATTTGATGATTATGATCAAGGAAAGCTTATACTATCTCAGAGATGTGTCTGCGAGGCGACCGAGAGTCATAATCGCGGGTCAGCTTTGCGAGTTGCTTTGACCCACCATCCACTTTCATGGCTGTCTGAAGTTGAGCGCACCGGTGTTAAGGCCGCGGTGAATGATAATTTCGACTTGCTACTGCATGGTCACTTGCACGAGAATGAAGTCGAGATTGCTCACGGCAGTGCGGGCCAATCAATAGTTTTGGCCAGCGGGGCGATCTATCAAGGCTCTGAATGGCCAAATGTGGCAAATTTCACGCACCTCTCGGGAAGCGATCTAAAGGTTTTTCCTATACGCTATCATGACTCTCCGCGTGAAATTTGGACTGCCGACACCTCGCTTTTCCCCGATGACGTGACCCCCAGCTTTCCCCCAGCTGGGATTAGAGCCGGGCGGTTGTTTTGCGCATAA
- a CDS encoding IS3-like element ISEli1 family transposase (programmed frameshift): protein MKRTRFSEEQIIGVLKEAEAGAKTADLARRHGVSEATIYNWKSKYGGLEVSDARRLKELESENAKLKRLLADTMLDKAALKDLLGKKVLTPAAQREAVAHLQACHGMSERRACRVIDADRKSVRYRSTRGDDADLREKLRELANQRRRFGYRRLHILLRREGIMINRKKTQRLYKEEGLAVRRRRSRRRAVGTRAPAPVLALPNQRWSLDFVHDQMASGRRFRVLNVVDDVTRECLAAVPDTSISGRRVVRELTELIAQRGKPGMIVSDNGTELTSNAVLAWCGEIGVEWHYIAPGRPMQNGYVESFNGRMRDELLNETLFMSMAHARVEIAAWVDDYNRERPHSSLGYATPAAFAAELDKQWPASLRPTGSTTQPIASIALMRKTTARL from the exons ATGAAGAGAACGAGGTTTTCAGAAGAGCAGATCATCGGCGTGCTCAAGGAGGCGGAGGCGGGAGCGAAGACCGCCGACCTGGCCCGGCGACACGGGGTTTCGGAAGCGACGATCTACAACTGGAAGTCGAAGTATGGTGGGCTGGAGGTGTCTGATGCCCGGCGGCTCAAGGAGCTCGAGAGCGAGAACGCCAAGCTCAAGCGCCTGCTGGCCGACACGATGCTGGACAAAGCGGCGTTGAAGGATCTTCTGG GCAAAAAAGTTCTGACGCCCGCCGCGCAGCGGGAAGCTGTCGCTCATCTTCAGGCATGCCACGGGATGAGCGAGCGGCGGGCGTGCCGTGTCATCGATGCCGATCGCAAGAGCGTGCGTTACCGTTCCACCCGGGGCGATGACGCCGATCTGCGTGAGAAGCTGCGCGAGCTGGCCAACCAGCGACGGCGGTTCGGCTATCGCCGTCTGCACATCCTGCTGCGCCGGGAGGGGATCATGATCAACCGGAAGAAGACCCAGAGGCTCTACAAGGAGGAAGGCTTGGCGGTGAGGCGTCGACGCAGTCGCAGGCGCGCAGTCGGCACGAGGGCACCTGCTCCGGTGCTCGCCTTACCGAACCAGCGCTGGAGCCTGGACTTCGTGCACGACCAGATGGCGTCGGGCAGGAGGTTCCGGGTGCTCAACGTGGTCGATGACGTGACAAGGGAGTGTCTGGCAGCGGTGCCGGACACGTCGATCTCTGGTCGCCGTGTCGTTCGAGAGCTGACCGAGCTGATCGCCCAGCGTGGCAAGCCCGGCATGATCGTCAGCGACAACGGAACCGAGCTCACCAGCAACGCCGTGCTGGCATGGTGCGGCGAGATCGGCGTCGAGTGGCATTATATCGCGCCCGGAAGGCCGATGCAGAATGGCTATGTCGAGAGCTTCAACGGTCGCATGCGGGACGAACTGCTCAACGAGACGCTGTTCATGAGCATGGCCCATGCCCGTGTCGAGATCGCCGCCTGGGTGGATGATTACAACCGGGAGCGACCGCACTCATCGCTTGGCTACGCAACACCGGCGGCGTTCGCCGCCGAACTGGATAAGCAATGGCCTGCTTCGCTACGCCCTACGGGCTCCACTACGCAGCCCATTGCTTCAATCGCGCTTATGCGCAAAACAACCGCCCGGCTCTAA